In Janibacter alkaliphilus, the following proteins share a genomic window:
- a CDS encoding RidA family protein, giving the protein MERTAVNPVTWSQELGFNQGEVVSGQRRTLFCSGQTAMDPDGVPQHEGDPAGQLALSLDNLEAVLADAGMSLGNLVRLTVYATDIDALMPHYGVLAGRLAAAGVAPPTTMLQVVRLAVPGQVVELEGTAVD; this is encoded by the coding sequence ATGGAACGCACCGCGGTGAACCCGGTGACCTGGTCGCAGGAGCTGGGCTTCAACCAGGGCGAGGTGGTCAGCGGGCAGCGCCGCACCCTCTTCTGCTCCGGGCAGACGGCGATGGACCCCGACGGGGTGCCGCAGCACGAGGGCGACCCCGCCGGGCAGCTGGCGCTCAGTCTGGACAACCTCGAGGCCGTGCTCGCCGACGCCGGGATGAGCCTGGGCAACCTCGTGCGGCTGACCGTCTACGCCACCGACATCGACGCGCTCATGCCGCACTACGGCGTGCTGGCCGGGCGTCTCGCCGCAGCCGGGGTGGCCCCGCCGACGACGATGCTCCAGGTGGTCCGGCTGGCGGTGCCGGGTCAGGTCGTCGAGCTGGAGGGGACGGCCGTGGACTGA
- a CDS encoding cobalamin biosynthesis protein CobG — protein MATPTPATAPARSGADRCPGLLSPFVSADGAMVRLRVPGGWLPTATLRAVSALAGTHGDPDLTLTSRGSLQLRGLPEVLPAEIITTVGELGLVPSAAHDRARNIVADPGDPQVRAMVAALDAALLADDVAAGLPGRFLLAVAGPDGPVLAEPWDLAVVVDAADTAQATVLVDGRSLTVPAARAPQVVLAVIHRFLAARPGARAWNVADLAADVRAGLLPGSVPASPHPAAPPLPGPLPGATTETAPDRGLLALAPLGLLTPPQVDALAEVAAEVQLTPWRAVLVPVADGAAGTDSSTSDVPERLTASGLVLDPSSPWTVLSACAGAPGCARTDVPTRDIAREAAPRIDPAGPPVHVIGCERACGHPAREHLRVDSPAGPDAVLAAQRAMMTRSRTTDQEDR, from the coding sequence GTGGCCACGCCGACCCCCGCCACCGCACCGGCCCGCTCCGGCGCCGACCGCTGCCCCGGGCTGCTCTCCCCCTTCGTCTCCGCGGACGGGGCGATGGTCCGGCTGCGGGTCCCCGGCGGCTGGCTGCCCACGGCGACGCTGCGCGCGGTCTCGGCCCTCGCCGGCACGCACGGCGACCCCGACCTCACGTTGACCTCGCGCGGCTCGCTGCAGCTGCGCGGGCTGCCGGAGGTGCTGCCGGCCGAGATCATCACCACCGTCGGGGAGCTCGGTCTGGTGCCCTCGGCGGCGCACGACCGGGCCCGCAACATCGTCGCCGACCCCGGCGACCCGCAGGTCCGGGCGATGGTGGCCGCGCTCGATGCGGCGCTGCTCGCCGACGACGTGGCGGCCGGGCTGCCGGGGCGGTTCCTGCTGGCGGTGGCCGGCCCGGACGGTCCGGTGCTCGCCGAGCCCTGGGACCTCGCGGTGGTCGTCGACGCCGCGGACACCGCGCAGGCGACGGTGCTCGTCGACGGACGCTCGCTGACCGTCCCCGCCGCCCGGGCTCCGCAGGTCGTGCTCGCGGTGATCCACCGCTTCCTCGCCGCGCGCCCGGGGGCCCGCGCCTGGAACGTCGCCGACCTCGCCGCCGACGTCCGGGCCGGGCTGCTGCCCGGATCAGTCCCGGCCTCGCCGCACCCCGCCGCTCCCCCGCTGCCGGGACCGCTGCCCGGCGCGACGACCGAGACCGCGCCGGACCGTGGGCTGCTCGCGCTGGCCCCGCTGGGCCTGCTCACCCCGCCCCAGGTCGACGCGCTCGCCGAGGTCGCCGCCGAGGTGCAGCTCACCCCGTGGCGGGCGGTGCTGGTGCCGGTCGCGGACGGCGCTGCCGGCACGGACAGCAGCACGAGCGATGTGCCCGAGCGCCTCACCGCGAGCGGTCTCGTGCTCGACCCGAGCTCGCCGTGGACGGTGCTCAGCGCCTGCGCCGGGGCCCCCGGCTGCGCCCGCACCGACGTACCCACCCGGGACATCGCCCGGGAGGCGGCACCGCGGATCGACCCGGCCGGGCCGCCGGTGCACGTCATCGGCTGCGAGCGCGCCTGCGGCCACCCGGCGCGGGAGCACCTGCGGGTGGACTCGCCCGCAGGGCCGGATGCGGTCCTCGCCGCGCAGCGCGCGATGATGACCCGGTCCCGCACCACAGACCAGGAGGACCGTTGA
- a CDS encoding ATP-binding protein produces MTRSLHGPDVPSVETITDRQALGELLTGLREDRSVRSLETEVRQRVGEQDAVVYSTIASWCRGDSVPAPRQLPAFRALLAALEVTDDAPWIEATRRIRAHKELGPSPYPGLAPFSQEQRDTFFGREDIVATMVGSIVEGREPTVRILVGSSGSGKTSLVQAGVGPRLADQGWQIETIAAGSDPDTELERLRSAVPGPTLMIVDRFEQILGAGVERSVRDRYVDAALAPVPDRTVLLVLRSDYYEPAATDPRLREVLQGSQVVVGPMSENELRRAVVEPARAAGATMPDALLEVVVTEARGYSATGHQGLLPHLSTALRATWEAAGQGALSVADYRAAGGITGAIEQTAEAAYAGLDPEAREVLRHLLLRLVNVSHEGPLTRRSATKDELADLTATVPQTDLVEHLTAARLLSVSTDQVELAHESLLTAWPRLTRWIEDARADLEPRPSCATPPPRGTSTDGSSGTSPAARPTTASPPWPTGAPSC; encoded by the coding sequence GTGACCCGGAGCCTGCATGGACCCGATGTCCCGTCCGTCGAGACCATCACCGACCGGCAGGCGCTCGGCGAGCTGCTGACCGGGCTCCGCGAGGACAGATCGGTCCGGTCCCTCGAGACGGAGGTCCGCCAGCGCGTCGGCGAGCAGGACGCGGTCGTCTACAGCACCATCGCCTCCTGGTGCCGGGGCGACTCGGTGCCGGCGCCCCGGCAGCTGCCCGCCTTCCGGGCGCTGCTCGCGGCGCTGGAGGTGACCGACGACGCTCCCTGGATCGAGGCCACCCGGCGGATCCGGGCGCACAAGGAGCTCGGACCGTCCCCCTACCCCGGGCTGGCCCCCTTCTCGCAGGAGCAGAGAGACACCTTCTTCGGGCGCGAGGACATCGTCGCCACGATGGTGGGATCGATCGTCGAGGGCCGCGAGCCGACGGTGCGGATCCTCGTCGGCTCGTCAGGCAGCGGCAAGACCTCTCTGGTCCAGGCCGGCGTGGGTCCGCGCCTGGCCGACCAGGGCTGGCAGATCGAGACGATCGCCGCCGGCAGCGACCCGGACACCGAGCTGGAGCGGCTGCGCTCCGCCGTCCCGGGCCCCACCCTAATGATCGTCGACCGCTTCGAGCAGATCCTCGGCGCGGGCGTCGAACGGTCCGTGCGCGACCGCTACGTCGACGCGGCCCTGGCGCCGGTCCCCGACCGGACGGTCCTGCTCGTGCTCCGCTCGGACTACTACGAACCGGCCGCCACGGACCCCCGGCTGCGCGAGGTGCTGCAGGGCTCGCAGGTCGTCGTCGGCCCGATGAGCGAGAACGAGCTGCGGCGGGCGGTCGTCGAGCCGGCGCGGGCGGCGGGGGCGACGATGCCGGATGCGCTCCTGGAGGTCGTCGTCACCGAGGCCCGGGGCTACAGCGCCACCGGCCACCAGGGCCTGCTGCCCCACCTGTCCACCGCGCTGCGGGCGACCTGGGAGGCGGCCGGCCAGGGCGCCCTGAGCGTGGCGGACTACCGGGCCGCGGGCGGGATCACCGGCGCCATCGAGCAGACCGCCGAGGCCGCCTACGCCGGCCTCGACCCCGAGGCCCGCGAGGTGCTGCGGCACCTGCTGCTCCGCCTGGTCAACGTCTCCCACGAGGGGCCGCTCACCCGCCGGTCCGCGACGAAGGACGAGCTGGCCGACCTCACGGCGACCGTCCCGCAGACCGACCTCGTCGAGCACCTCACCGCGGCCCGCCTGCTCAGCGTCTCCACCGACCAGGTCGAGCTGGCTCACGAGTCGCTGCTGACGGCGTGGCCGCGGCTGACCCGGTGGATCGAGGACGCCCGCGCCGACCTCGAGCCCAGGCCCAGCTGCGCGACGCCGCCACCCCGTGGGACGAGCACGGACGGGTCGTCGGGGACGTCGCCCGCGGCTCGGCCTACGACCGCTTCTCCGCCCTGGCCGACCGGAGCACCGTCCTGCTGA
- a CDS encoding energy-coupling factor ABC transporter permease: MHIAEGFLPPVHAAAWTVVAAPFVVHGARAVVKVVREQPNARILLGAAGAFTFVMSAIKLPSVTGSSSHPTGTGLGAILFRPPVMALLGTIVLLFQALLLAHGGLTTLGANAIAMAVVGPWAGYGVYRLLAAAPLSVKVFCAMAVANLATYVTTSTQLALAFPEGGFLEAWGRFLGVFAVTQIPLAIVEGIIGVLVVNALLSWARPELRDLGVVGDPTTARTGEEAARA, translated from the coding sequence ATGCACATCGCCGAGGGTTTCCTGCCACCGGTCCACGCCGCCGCGTGGACGGTCGTGGCCGCCCCCTTCGTCGTCCACGGCGCCCGCGCTGTCGTCAAGGTGGTGCGGGAGCAGCCGAACGCCCGCATCCTCCTCGGCGCCGCCGGCGCCTTCACCTTCGTCATGTCGGCGATCAAGCTGCCGTCGGTCACCGGCTCCAGCTCGCACCCGACCGGCACCGGGCTGGGCGCGATCCTCTTCCGGCCGCCGGTGATGGCGCTGCTGGGCACGATCGTCCTGCTCTTCCAGGCGCTGCTGCTCGCCCACGGCGGCCTGACCACCCTGGGCGCCAACGCCATCGCCATGGCCGTCGTCGGGCCCTGGGCCGGCTACGGCGTCTACCGGCTGCTCGCCGCCGCGCCGCTGAGCGTCAAGGTCTTCTGCGCGATGGCGGTGGCCAACCTCGCGACCTACGTCACCACCTCCACCCAGCTGGCGCTGGCCTTCCCCGAGGGCGGCTTCCTCGAGGCGTGGGGGCGCTTCCTCGGGGTCTTCGCGGTCACCCAGATCCCGCTGGCGATCGTCGAAGGGATCATCGGCGTCCTCGTCGTCAACGCCCTGCTCAGCTGGGCCCGCCCCGAGCTGCGTGACCTCGGCGTCGTCGGCGACCCGACGACCGCCCGGACCGGGGAGGAGGCCGCCCGTGCGTGA
- a CDS encoding energy-coupling factor ABC transporter ATP-binding protein, producing the protein MTHRLGSWSPPDDTDTALAVRGVHAGHPGAPDVLDCVSASIGAGVRTALLGANGSGKTTLLRVLSGVHRPTEGHVISGGAVLAHDRRGLTAHRQRVQLVLQDPDDQLFSADVRSDVGYGPTNLGLGAAEVAARVDEVLDLLGITDLADRPVHRLSYGQRKRVAIAGALAMQPQVLLLDEPTAGLDPVGVQEMLAALATLEEHGTTVVLATHDVDLAWAWAEEVLLVVDHVVHQGNVVDALTDEALLASARLHTPWMVDLLSRLGLPVPADGRPRTVTDVADAVATRAPAPADR; encoded by the coding sequence ATGACCCACCGCCTCGGCTCCTGGAGCCCGCCCGACGACACCGATACCGCGCTCGCGGTCCGCGGCGTGCACGCCGGCCACCCCGGGGCGCCGGACGTCCTCGACTGCGTCAGCGCGAGCATCGGCGCCGGGGTGCGCACCGCACTGCTCGGGGCGAACGGCTCCGGCAAGACCACCCTGCTGCGGGTGCTCTCCGGGGTCCACCGGCCGACCGAGGGGCACGTCATCAGCGGCGGCGCGGTGCTGGCCCACGACCGGAGGGGCCTGACCGCGCACCGTCAGCGGGTGCAGCTCGTGCTGCAGGACCCCGACGACCAGCTCTTCAGCGCGGACGTGCGCTCCGACGTCGGCTACGGCCCGACCAACCTCGGTCTCGGCGCGGCCGAGGTCGCCGCCCGGGTGGACGAGGTGCTCGACCTGCTCGGCATCACCGACCTCGCCGACCGCCCGGTGCACCGGCTCAGCTACGGGCAGCGCAAGCGGGTGGCGATCGCCGGGGCGCTGGCCATGCAGCCGCAGGTGCTGCTGCTCGACGAGCCGACCGCCGGCCTCGACCCGGTCGGGGTGCAGGAGATGCTCGCCGCGCTGGCGACCCTGGAGGAGCACGGTACGACGGTCGTGCTCGCCACCCACGACGTCGACCTCGCCTGGGCCTGGGCCGAGGAGGTGCTGCTCGTCGTCGACCACGTCGTGCATCAGGGCAACGTCGTCGACGCGCTCACCGACGAGGCGCTGCTTGCCTCGGCCCGGCTGCACACCCCGTGGATGGTCGACCTGCTGAGCCGGCTGGGGCTCCCGGTCCCGGCCGACGGGCGACCACGGACCGTCACCGACGTGGCCGACGCGGTCGCGACGAGGGCGCCGGCACCCGCGGACCGCTGA
- the cobM gene encoding precorrin-4 C(11)-methyltransferase yields MTVHFIGAGPGAADLLTVRATRLLQASPVCLYAGTYLDEAVLAHCPPGADLVDTQGMNLDAITARMVAAHEAGEDVARLCSGDPSVYSAMAEQARRLDAAGVPWDVTPGVPAYAATAALVGRELTVPEVAQSVVLTRAQRDSTAMPEGEELAAFAATGATLVLHLAIRHTRRLAEELTAHYGADCPVVVGSQVSGPDELVLRGRLGDIADQVEAHGLRQAAVIIVGWALEAEGFVESHLYSSRRARAEGGPAGQSTAVPSSSTT; encoded by the coding sequence ATGACCGTCCACTTCATCGGCGCCGGGCCCGGCGCCGCCGACCTGCTCACCGTGCGCGCGACGCGCCTGCTGCAGGCCAGCCCGGTGTGCCTCTACGCCGGCACCTACCTCGACGAAGCGGTGCTGGCGCACTGCCCACCGGGAGCCGACCTCGTCGACACCCAGGGCATGAACCTCGACGCGATCACCGCGCGGATGGTCGCCGCCCACGAGGCCGGCGAGGACGTCGCCCGGCTGTGCAGCGGCGACCCCAGCGTCTACTCCGCCATGGCCGAGCAGGCCCGCCGGCTGGACGCTGCCGGGGTGCCCTGGGACGTCACCCCGGGCGTCCCGGCCTACGCGGCCACCGCGGCGCTCGTCGGGCGCGAGCTGACCGTGCCCGAGGTGGCCCAGTCGGTCGTGCTCACCCGGGCCCAGCGGGACTCCACGGCCATGCCGGAGGGGGAGGAGCTCGCCGCCTTCGCCGCCACCGGCGCCACCCTCGTGCTGCACCTGGCGATCCGGCACACCCGCCGGCTCGCCGAGGAGCTGACCGCGCACTACGGCGCCGACTGTCCGGTGGTCGTCGGCTCGCAGGTCAGCGGGCCGGACGAGCTCGTGCTGCGCGGACGCCTCGGCGACATCGCCGACCAGGTCGAGGCGCACGGGCTGCGCCAGGCCGCGGTGATCATCGTCGGGTGGGCGCTGGAGGCCGAGGGCTTCGTCGAGTCGCACCTCTACTCCTCGCGGCGGGCGCGCGCCGAGGGCGGCCCGGCCGGTCAGTCCACGGCCGTCCCCTCCAGCTCGACGACCTGA
- the cbiQ gene encoding cobalt ECF transporter T component CbiQ, translating to MQLDDAAWSSPWRRRSVAEKALLCLGLLLVAATTGSPVVAAVVGLLVTGLALLTAMVPPGLWWRVLLGPAVFVAVGAVTVALDLGAATGSDVWRLGPVGMTTSGVETALLVSLRALAATSAMLLLAATTPMVEVLSALRRVGVPGPVVDVAAVMYRMIFGLLEAMAAIREAQAGRLGYASGHAARRSLGQLVAAVMVRAWTRAARLEDGLAGRGGVEAVPMVPARPVSLPFALAAVVLVTVTGAASVLVAL from the coding sequence GTGCAGCTCGACGACGCTGCCTGGAGCAGCCCGTGGCGGCGCCGCTCGGTCGCCGAGAAGGCGCTGCTGTGCCTCGGGCTGCTCCTGGTCGCCGCGACCACCGGCTCCCCGGTGGTCGCGGCAGTCGTCGGGCTGCTGGTCACCGGGCTGGCCCTGCTGACCGCGATGGTGCCGCCCGGGCTGTGGTGGCGGGTGCTGCTCGGCCCGGCGGTCTTCGTCGCCGTCGGTGCGGTGACCGTCGCCCTCGACCTCGGCGCGGCCACCGGCAGCGACGTCTGGCGGCTGGGGCCGGTCGGCATGACCACCAGCGGCGTCGAGACCGCGCTGCTGGTCAGCCTGCGGGCGCTCGCCGCGACCAGCGCGATGCTGCTGCTCGCGGCCACCACCCCGATGGTCGAGGTGCTCTCCGCACTGCGCCGGGTGGGTGTGCCCGGGCCGGTGGTCGACGTCGCCGCGGTGATGTACCGGATGATCTTCGGGCTGCTGGAGGCCATGGCGGCGATCCGGGAGGCGCAGGCCGGCCGGCTCGGCTACGCCTCCGGACACGCCGCCCGCCGCTCCCTCGGGCAGCTCGTCGCCGCGGTCATGGTCCGTGCCTGGACCCGGGCTGCCCGGCTCGAGGACGGCCTCGCCGGACGCGGCGGGGTCGAGGCGGTGCCTATGGTGCCCGCCCGGCCGGTCTCGCTCCCCTTCGCGCTGGCCGCGGTCGTGCTCGTCACGGTGACCGGCGCGGCGTCGGTGCTGGTGGCGCTGTGA
- a CDS encoding WD40 repeat domain-containing protein, giving the protein MPSDSEASTLVWSPTDPVVAVTHVDGVVRLVDVADATEPVLLAEITQSDIRQPAVAFSPEGSVLAIGGSEGELQLWDIGEPTEPSRVGPPLVGPSSLIQWAAFSPDGGQVVATTNAGQAWVWDITDRAHPREHAVLGPIDGGLFGVGFNPRGDTIMAGGTNARVNVWSLDVDSVADRVCRELGDPLTEDEWSQHVRGSGFQDPCAG; this is encoded by the coding sequence GTGCCCTCGGACAGCGAGGCGTCCACGCTCGTCTGGAGCCCGACGGACCCGGTCGTCGCGGTGACCCATGTGGACGGGGTCGTCCGGCTCGTCGACGTCGCCGACGCCACGGAACCGGTGCTGCTCGCCGAGATCACCCAGTCGGACATCCGGCAGCCCGCCGTCGCCTTCTCCCCCGAGGGCAGCGTGCTGGCGATCGGTGGCTCGGAGGGCGAGCTGCAGCTGTGGGACATCGGCGAGCCCACGGAGCCGAGCCGCGTCGGTCCACCGCTGGTCGGCCCGTCGTCGCTCATCCAGTGGGCGGCATTCTCCCCGGACGGCGGCCAGGTCGTCGCGACGACGAACGCGGGTCAGGCCTGGGTCTGGGACATCACCGACCGGGCGCACCCGCGCGAGCACGCCGTGCTCGGCCCGATCGACGGCGGGCTCTTCGGCGTGGGCTTCAACCCGCGCGGCGACACGATCATGGCCGGCGGCACCAACGCCCGGGTGAACGTCTGGTCGCTCGACGTCGACAGCGTCGCCGACCGGGTCTGCCGAGAGCTCGGCGACCCGCTGACCGAGGACGAGTGGAGCCAGCACGTCCGGGGCTCCGGCTTCCAGGACCCGTGCGCGGGCTGA
- a CDS encoding helix-turn-helix transcriptional regulator produces the protein MRADRLVSLVLLLRQRGLTSATALAAELEVTTRTIQRDVEALSAAGVPVYAERGPLGGYALLPGFRAELTGLTDDQAVAVLAAGSGRALGLGGAHAAALRKVLDALPEERRGGAREAARRILVAPETDLLARPVLPPEIPAEVLVEVRRAVLDGRQLRLRYARPGRAATWRTVEPVGLVVAGERSYLLATAAGEDRTYRLSRVQAAEALAEPAERAEEIDLPALWRERSERFRGEDTLTVVVRVREERRAQLVGSAVALVAERPDGGDRIGSPRDDHEQSPGWTTLELTFQDERHADWALWRLGDEAEVLLPEALRARLRERALRLAAALA, from the coding sequence ATGCGTGCGGACCGGCTCGTCTCGCTCGTCCTGCTGCTGCGGCAGCGCGGGCTGACCAGCGCGACGGCGCTCGCGGCCGAGCTCGAGGTGACCACCCGCACGATCCAGCGGGATGTCGAGGCGCTCTCGGCGGCGGGGGTGCCGGTCTACGCCGAGCGCGGCCCGCTCGGCGGGTACGCGCTGCTGCCCGGTTTCCGGGCCGAGCTCACCGGTCTCACCGACGACCAGGCGGTGGCGGTGCTCGCGGCCGGGTCGGGCCGTGCCCTCGGGCTCGGCGGGGCGCACGCCGCGGCGCTGCGCAAGGTCCTTGACGCGCTGCCCGAGGAGCGCCGCGGAGGGGCGCGGGAGGCCGCCCGCCGCATCCTCGTGGCGCCCGAGACCGACCTGCTGGCCCGGCCAGTGCTCCCGCCGGAGATCCCCGCCGAGGTGCTCGTCGAGGTCCGCCGCGCGGTGCTGGACGGCCGACAGCTGCGGCTGCGCTACGCCCGTCCTGGCCGGGCGGCGACCTGGCGCACCGTCGAGCCGGTCGGCCTCGTCGTCGCCGGCGAACGCAGCTATCTGCTGGCGACCGCGGCGGGGGAGGACCGGACCTACCGGCTGTCCCGGGTGCAGGCCGCCGAGGCGCTCGCCGAGCCGGCCGAACGGGCCGAGGAGATCGACCTCCCCGCGCTGTGGCGCGAGCGCAGCGAGCGCTTCCGGGGTGAGGACACCCTGACGGTGGTGGTGCGGGTGCGCGAGGAACGACGCGCCCAGCTGGTCGGGAGCGCGGTCGCGCTCGTCGCCGAGCGTCCGGACGGAGGCGACCGCATCGGTAGCCCCAGGGACGACCACGAGCAGTCCCCGGGGTGGACCACGCTGGAGCTGACCTTCCAGGACGAGCGGCACGCCGACTGGGCGCTGTGGCGGCTGGGCGACGAGGCCGAGGTGCTCTTGCCCGAGGCCCTGCGCGCCCGGCTGCGCGAGCGAGCGCTCCGTCTGGCCGCCGCCCTCGCCTGA
- a CDS encoding precorrin-8X methylmutase — protein MSTPGKPTRRYDYVTDGLEIYRRSFATIRSELDLSGLPADQHGVAVRIVHASGDTSVLPDLAAHPDAVGAARRALAAGAHVLTDSNMLASGITRRRLPADNPVVCTLREPGVADLALDFSTTRAAAAVSLWGERLEGAVVAVGNAPTALFHLLELLADGAPRPAAIIGMPVGFIGSAESKVALAEHSLPGTSGGEQVPWMVVHGRRGGSAMAAAAVNAIADDDELA, from the coding sequence TTGAGCACGCCCGGCAAGCCGACCCGCCGCTACGACTACGTCACCGACGGGCTGGAGATCTACCGGCGCAGCTTCGCCACGATCCGCAGCGAGCTCGACCTCAGCGGGCTGCCGGCCGACCAGCACGGGGTCGCCGTCCGGATCGTGCACGCCTCCGGCGACACCAGCGTGCTGCCTGACCTGGCCGCGCACCCGGACGCCGTCGGTGCCGCCCGCCGGGCCCTGGCCGCCGGGGCGCACGTGCTCACCGACAGCAACATGCTCGCCTCGGGCATCACCCGCCGCCGGCTGCCGGCGGACAACCCGGTGGTGTGCACCCTGCGCGAGCCGGGGGTGGCCGACCTCGCCCTGGACTTCTCCACCACCCGGGCGGCCGCCGCGGTCTCGCTGTGGGGCGAGCGGCTCGAGGGCGCCGTGGTGGCCGTCGGCAACGCCCCGACCGCCCTCTTCCACCTGCTGGAGCTGCTCGCCGACGGCGCGCCCCGCCCGGCGGCGATCATCGGCATGCCGGTCGGCTTCATCGGCTCCGCCGAGTCGAAGGTGGCCCTGGCCGAGCACTCCCTGCCCGGCACCTCGGGCGGCGAGCAGGTGCCGTGGATGGTCGTCCACGGGCGGCGCGGCGGGTCGGCGATGGCCGCGGCCGCGGTCAACGCCATCGCCGACGACGACGAGCTGGCATGA
- a CDS encoding precorrin-2 C(20)-methyltransferase, translating into MSDIPVAGDHRAVPGHLYGVGVGPGDPGLITLRAAGLIASADVVAYHRAAHRESTARRIAAGHIADGVIEEALVYPVTTGTTDHPGGYYGALADFYDECAERFREHLAAGRSIVCLAEGDPLFYGSFMYVHDALREDFPTTVVPGVTAMAAASAAVGTGMSRHEDTVTVLPGTLPVPELARRLADTDAAIVMKLGRTFDGVREALRQAGVLERAVYVERASREGQRVLPVADVDADAVPYMSIVVVPGVDVRADAAGRAAAYRELAPAVGGERAAGPGTVHVVGLGPGPERWLTPEASAMLARVDHVVGYAPYVARVPQRAGLTRHASGNTVELDRGRLALDLARGGEDVALVSGGDAGVFGMATALFEARERAVEEDPAYGDVPVRVLPGVTAAHAASALVGAVLGGDHALVNLSDNLKPWEVLADRLVALASRDVTLALYNPRSRSRPDTLGHARDLLVTEVGPQRVVVVARHVGREEESVTVTTLGDLDVAAVDMGCLVVVGASSTRVTADGRVWTPRSQDQR; encoded by the coding sequence ATGAGCGACATCCCGGTCGCCGGTGACCACCGGGCGGTCCCCGGGCACCTCTACGGCGTCGGGGTCGGTCCGGGCGACCCGGGCCTGATCACCCTGCGCGCGGCCGGGCTCATCGCCAGCGCCGACGTCGTGGCCTACCACCGGGCGGCGCACCGGGAGTCGACCGCGCGCCGGATTGCGGCCGGGCACATCGCCGACGGGGTGATCGAGGAGGCGCTGGTCTACCCGGTGACGACCGGGACGACCGACCACCCGGGCGGCTACTACGGGGCGCTGGCCGACTTCTACGACGAGTGCGCCGAGCGCTTCCGGGAGCACCTGGCCGCGGGACGCTCGATCGTCTGCCTGGCCGAGGGCGACCCGCTCTTCTACGGCTCCTTCATGTACGTCCACGACGCGCTGCGCGAGGACTTCCCGACGACCGTGGTGCCCGGGGTGACCGCGATGGCCGCGGCCTCGGCCGCCGTCGGCACCGGGATGTCCCGGCACGAGGACACGGTCACGGTGCTGCCCGGGACGCTGCCGGTGCCCGAGCTGGCGCGGCGGCTGGCGGACACGGACGCGGCGATCGTCATGAAGCTCGGGCGCACCTTCGACGGGGTGCGCGAGGCGCTGCGCCAGGCCGGGGTGCTGGAGCGGGCCGTCTACGTCGAGAGGGCCAGCCGGGAGGGGCAGCGGGTGCTGCCGGTGGCCGACGTCGACGCCGACGCGGTGCCGTACATGTCGATCGTCGTCGTCCCCGGGGTGGACGTGCGCGCCGACGCCGCCGGGCGGGCCGCGGCCTACCGCGAGCTCGCCCCCGCGGTGGGGGGCGAGCGCGCCGCCGGGCCCGGCACCGTGCACGTCGTCGGGCTCGGGCCCGGCCCGGAGCGCTGGCTGACCCCGGAGGCGAGCGCGATGCTGGCCCGGGTCGACCACGTCGTCGGCTACGCCCCCTACGTCGCCCGGGTGCCGCAGCGGGCGGGCCTGACCCGGCACGCCTCGGGCAACACCGTCGAGCTCGACCGCGGCAGGCTGGCGCTGGACCTGGCCCGCGGCGGCGAGGACGTGGCGCTGGTCAGCGGCGGCGACGCCGGGGTCTTCGGGATGGCGACGGCGCTCTTCGAGGCGCGCGAGCGCGCCGTCGAGGAGGACCCGGCGTACGGCGACGTGCCGGTGCGGGTGCTGCCCGGGGTGACCGCGGCGCACGCCGCCTCGGCCCTCGTCGGGGCGGTGCTCGGCGGGGACCACGCCCTGGTCAACCTCAGCGACAACCTCAAGCCGTGGGAGGTCCTCGCCGACCGGCTCGTCGCGCTGGCCTCCCGCGACGTCACCCTCGCCCTCTACAACCCGCGCTCCCGCTCCCGCCCGGACACCCTCGGGCACGCCCGCGACCTGCTCGTGACCGAGGTCGGCCCGCAGCGGGTGGTCGTCGTCGCCCGGCACGTCGGGCGCGAGGAGGAGTCAGTGACCGTCACCACCCTCGGTGACCTCGACGTCGCGGCCGTCGACATGGGCTGCCTCGTCGTCGTCGGTGCCTCCAGCACCCGGGTGACCGCGGACGGGCGGGTCTGGACGCCGCGGTCTCAGGACCAGCGCTGA
- a CDS encoding energy-coupling factor ABC transporter substrate-binding protein, with product MRETRPLSKGVVWALLALAALVVAIALVLGARAAAGEEEPFGGTDAAVTEQIEEDGHEPWFEPIIAPAGGEIESGLFALQAGLGGIVLGYAFGVLRERRLRGDGDVDGAGDMDRDG from the coding sequence GTGCGCGAGACCAGGCCCCTGTCGAAGGGGGTCGTGTGGGCCCTGCTGGCCCTGGCCGCTCTCGTCGTGGCGATCGCCCTCGTCCTCGGCGCCCGCGCCGCGGCCGGCGAGGAGGAGCCCTTCGGCGGCACCGACGCCGCCGTTACCGAGCAGATCGAGGAGGACGGCCACGAGCCGTGGTTCGAGCCGATCATCGCGCCCGCCGGCGGCGAGATCGAGTCCGGTCTCTTCGCCCTGCAGGCCGGTCTGGGCGGCATCGTCCTCGGCTACGCCTTCGGCGTGCTGCGCGAGCGGCGCCTCCGCGGCGACGGGGACGTCGACGGTGCCGGGGACATGGACAGGGACGGCTAG